From Halotia branconii CENA392, the proteins below share one genomic window:
- a CDS encoding type II toxin-antitoxin system VapC family toxin translates to MKLLLDTHELIWWSSSSEKLSLNVYNLIVDPSNTLMFSIASIWEMQIKLQSGKLNLNSALSNLIERQQQVNKLQILPIELSHIYALESLPSHHRDPFDRILIAQSIVENIPLLSIDMIFDSYPVQKIWE, encoded by the coding sequence ATGAAATTACTGTTAGACACCCACGAACTTATTTGGTGGTCATCAAGTTCAGAAAAACTATCACTCAATGTTTATAACTTAATTGTTGATCCTAGCAATACTCTGATGTTTAGTATTGCTAGTATTTGGGAAATGCAAATTAAACTACAGTCTGGCAAGCTCAATTTAAATTCAGCATTGTCAAACTTGATAGAAAGACAACAGCAGGTTAATAAATTACAAATATTACCCATTGAATTGTCTCATATCTATGCTCTTGAAAGTTTACCAAGCCATCACCGCGATCCATTTGACCGAATTTTAATCGCTCAGTCAATAGTTGAAAACATACCTTTATTAAGTATAGATATGATATTTGATTCATATCCCGTTCAAAAGATTTGGGAGTAA
- the cruG gene encoding 2'-O-glycosyltransferase CruG, whose amino-acid sequence MDNASTVESALSLLLLLIQLPATAILLSRLIKGPRRHLPIQPQQPTPELLGSVSVVVPTLNEALRISPLLAGLSKQSYEVREIIVVDSNSQDSTPDLVKAAQQKDPRFRLITDDPLPDGWVGRPWALHSGFLHSSEKSQWFLGMDADTQPHPGLVASLVNTAQMQGYDLVSLSPQFILKYPGESWLQPALLMTLLYRFDPAGIKAEQPERVMANGQCFLCRRAVLAAVGGYTSARGSFCDDVTLARYIAAQGFKVGFLDGAKVLKVRMYEGARETWKEWGRSLDLKDASSSAQVWGDLWLLSAVQGLPLLIILGYLSLLPLPAWSLSVLVLSVAEVAEVLPPLLLLLGLNIFLLVIRFAMLLAIAPSYDRTSAKGSWLFWFSPLADPIAVLRIFLSAFRTPREWRGRKYN is encoded by the coding sequence GTGGACAATGCTTCAACTGTAGAAAGTGCCTTGTCACTTCTACTGCTACTTATTCAATTACCAGCAACGGCAATTCTACTCTCACGTCTAATTAAAGGACCAAGACGGCATCTACCTATTCAACCCCAACAGCCAACACCAGAACTTTTGGGTAGTGTTAGTGTCGTTGTACCTACGCTCAATGAGGCTCTTCGCATTAGTCCTTTATTAGCTGGTTTAAGTAAGCAAAGTTACGAAGTTCGGGAAATTATCGTTGTAGATAGTAACTCCCAAGATAGTACTCCCGACTTGGTAAAAGCTGCACAACAAAAAGATCCCCGCTTTCGCCTAATCACAGATGACCCTTTACCCGATGGCTGGGTGGGTCGTCCTTGGGCATTGCATAGTGGCTTTTTACATAGTTCAGAAAAAAGTCAGTGGTTTTTGGGTATGGATGCTGACACCCAACCGCATCCAGGATTAGTTGCAAGTTTGGTCAATACCGCCCAAATGCAAGGGTATGATTTGGTTTCCCTCTCACCTCAGTTTATTCTCAAGTATCCTGGAGAATCTTGGTTACAACCTGCATTATTAATGACTTTGCTCTATCGATTTGACCCCGCTGGGATTAAAGCTGAACAGCCAGAGAGGGTAATGGCAAATGGGCAGTGTTTTTTGTGCCGTCGTGCTGTTTTAGCTGCTGTGGGTGGTTACACCAGCGCCAGGGGTTCTTTTTGTGATGATGTCACCTTAGCACGGTATATTGCAGCCCAAGGGTTTAAGGTAGGCTTTTTAGATGGTGCAAAAGTACTGAAGGTGCGGATGTATGAGGGAGCTAGAGAAACTTGGAAGGAATGGGGGCGCAGTTTAGATCTTAAAGACGCTTCTTCATCTGCTCAAGTGTGGGGAGATTTATGGCTACTCTCAGCAGTTCAAGGCCTACCCCTTCTGATTATACTCGGTTATTTATCTCTTCTTCCCCTGCCTGCTTGGTCACTGAGCGTACTTGTGCTGAGCGTAGCCGAAGTAGCCGAAGTGCTGCCTCCTCTGCTTTTGTTACTGGGGCTGAATATATTCTTGCTAGTGATTCGCTTTGCCATGCTGTTGGCGATCGCTCCTTCTTACGATCGCACCAGCGCTAAAGGAAGCTGGTTATTTTGGTTTTCCCCCTTGGCTGACCCCATAGCAGTACTGCGAATTTTCTTATCTGCGTTCCGTACACCGAGGGAGTGGCGGGGAAGGAAATACAACTAG
- a CDS encoding nuclear transport factor 2 family protein — protein MKQNSENTLKVAQQAFEYFKHGLATGDWEAFLEILTENFIFWFPTGKFQGWNVGKEQAKEFFAYVSKSFPDGISLNLDSFTYNATTVVFEFKDQGVLFGQSYKNRVAVSFDVDGNKICGYREYFGSDGKSS, from the coding sequence ATGAAACAAAATTCGGAAAATACTTTAAAAGTTGCTCAACAAGCATTTGAGTATTTTAAGCATGGTTTAGCAACAGGTGATTGGGAAGCATTTTTAGAAATACTCACAGAAAATTTTATCTTTTGGTTTCCCACAGGAAAATTCCAGGGTTGGAATGTAGGAAAAGAGCAAGCTAAAGAGTTTTTTGCATATGTATCAAAGTCTTTTCCAGACGGAATCAGCTTAAATTTAGATAGTTTTACTTATAATGCAACAACAGTAGTGTTTGAGTTCAAAGATCAAGGAGTTTTATTTGGACAGTCTTACAAAAACCGCGTGGCAGTTTCCTTTGATGTAGATGGAAACAAAATTTGTGGTTATCGAGAATATTTTGGTAGTGACGGCAAATCGTCTTAA
- the rplU gene encoding 50S ribosomal protein L21, which produces MTYAIIETGGKQIRVEPGRFYDIELLAAEADEKVTIESVLLVQHDGEVTIGQPLVSGATVEGTVVRNLRGRKVLVYKMKPKKKTRKKRGHRQEITRLMINSINLNGTILAAEETASIEPPTVEDFPVEETAE; this is translated from the coding sequence ATGACCTACGCAATTATTGAAACTGGCGGCAAACAAATACGAGTTGAGCCAGGCCGCTTTTATGATATTGAACTGCTTGCTGCTGAAGCAGATGAAAAAGTTACAATTGAATCAGTATTACTAGTACAGCATGACGGTGAAGTCACTATTGGACAGCCGTTAGTCTCAGGGGCGACTGTAGAAGGGACAGTGGTGCGAAACCTTAGAGGTCGCAAAGTCCTGGTATACAAGATGAAGCCGAAAAAGAAAACCCGTAAAAAACGGGGGCATCGTCAAGAAATTACTAGACTGATGATTAATTCCATCAACCTCAACGGTACAATACTAGCTGCCGAAGAAACTGCAAGTATAGAACCTCCTACCGTTGAAGATTTTCCTGTGGAAGAGACTGCTGAATAA
- a CDS encoding nucleotidyltransferase domain-containing protein has translation MKRLEVEQRTILIGLAGSHGYGLNRPDSDLDFRGVFIAPKRYYLGFDRVEQKDAGWDELGIFPFIDGNKDTVIYELKKIIQLLSGANPNVLELLWLNNYPVLTSVGQYLIKHKKLFLSKKVKHTYSGYAFAQIKKMETHRKWLLNPPQKKPIPSDFGIEDEAVLIKDELNAFLEYLYNLIRGRIEFLEEAEQLYKLLTADIDFKGVLKQYTLPDATLEYTQKLTNSRKDFIRLLKKSQNYQVALREWKAYLSWQENRNPARAEMERKSGFDLKHGMHCIRLLRSGLEILQQGQVIVDRRIAGDVDDLKAILKGEYSYEEVMKMAEDLVAQMELVYEESILPPRPDLEQINELCMELVEMQGWG, from the coding sequence ATGAAAAGACTAGAAGTTGAACAAAGAACTATTTTGATTGGTTTAGCTGGTAGCCACGGTTATGGGTTAAATCGTCCTGATTCTGATTTAGATTTTCGGGGAGTCTTTATCGCACCTAAAAGATATTATTTGGGATTTGACCGCGTAGAACAAAAAGATGCAGGTTGGGATGAACTTGGTATATTTCCTTTTATTGATGGTAATAAAGATACAGTTATATATGAACTCAAGAAAATCATTCAGTTATTATCAGGAGCTAATCCCAATGTTTTAGAATTGCTATGGTTAAATAACTATCCTGTTTTAACCTCTGTTGGTCAATATTTAATTAAACACAAAAAACTATTTTTGAGTAAGAAAGTTAAGCATACTTACTCTGGCTATGCATTTGCCCAAATTAAAAAGATGGAAACTCATCGGAAGTGGTTGTTAAATCCACCGCAAAAAAAGCCAATACCATCTGATTTTGGTATAGAAGATGAAGCAGTTTTAATTAAAGATGAGTTAAATGCTTTTTTGGAGTATCTTTATAACTTAATTAGAGGACGGATTGAATTTTTAGAAGAAGCAGAACAATTATATAAATTGCTAACGGCAGATATTGATTTTAAAGGAGTTTTAAAGCAATATACTTTACCTGATGCAACTTTGGAATACACCCAAAAGTTAACCAATAGCCGTAAAGATTTTATTCGCTTATTAAAAAAAAGCCAAAACTATCAAGTGGCTTTGAGAGAATGGAAAGCTTACTTGTCATGGCAGGAGAATAGGAATCCAGCTAGGGCAGAAATGGAAAGAAAATCGGGTTTTGACCTGAAACACGGGATGCACTGCATTAGATTACTCCGCAGTGGATTGGAAATATTACAGCAAGGGCAAGTAATTGTAGATAGAAGAATAGCTGGTGATGTTGATGATTTAAAAGCCATCCTTAAAGGTGAGTATTCTTATGAGGAAGTGATGAAGATGGCGGAGGATTTAGTTGCCCAAATGGAACTGGTTTACGAAGAATCAATTCTGCCTCCCAGACCTGATTTAGAACAAATTAATGAATTATGTATGGAATTAGTAGAAATGCAGGGGTGGGGTTAG
- the rpmA gene encoding 50S ribosomal protein L27: protein MAHKKGTGSTRNGRDSNAQRLGVKRYGSEVVRAGNILVRQRGTKFHPGNNVGIGSDDTLFALIDGVVTFERKGKTRKKISVYPVATTVETVAS from the coding sequence ATGGCTCACAAGAAAGGAACAGGTAGTACACGCAACGGGCGCGATTCTAACGCCCAACGCTTGGGTGTGAAACGCTATGGTAGCGAAGTTGTGCGTGCAGGAAACATCCTTGTGCGTCAGCGTGGTACGAAATTTCACCCAGGCAACAATGTCGGTATTGGTAGTGATGACACTTTATTTGCCTTAATTGACGGCGTAGTTACGTTTGAGAGAAAGGGCAAAACCCGCAAAAAAATTAGTGTTTACCCAGTTGCTACCACAGTTGAGACAGTAGCTAGCTAG
- a CDS encoding serine protease produces MKWYDQGKLEQAIANYEKAIQLNPKYANAYYNLGIALFDQKKLDEAVAAYQKAIQLNPKDAIAYNNLGNALSDQKKLDEAVAAYQKAIQLNPKYAIAYYNLGIALFDQKKLDEAVAAYQKAIQLNPKDADAYVGLGNALFDQKKLDQAVAAYQKAIQLNPKGDYAYNNLGNALGEQGKLEQAIANYQKAIQLNPNNAYAYNNLGNALRDQKKLEPAIANYQKALSLPDDKTGTPTTAHTLAHNNLGFALQQQGKLTEAIAEFKLAIALDKNYVTAQNNLKEAERLLALRRNPPLPIVDDRQWLPSAKDEPLVGVLRSVVRIVAEIPTGNNIGAGWVVKREGNTAWILTNRHVITDTQGINRPSEKIELEFYSQPPPGKFPPRYKAKIVQITNVNDPLDLALLEVTGIPEDIQALTMSSGSVRRTAEVIVVGHPSNGADWTTESGRVSNVISQENKLQITATLAEGNSGGPVIDTEKNQVVGLMVQITDSNPQREDAAKTTSQPSTPATGGFGFAYSMNAVTKKLRQWGIP; encoded by the coding sequence GTGAAATGGTATGACCAGGGGAAACTAGAACAAGCGATCGCAAATTACGAAAAAGCGATCCAACTCAACCCCAAATATGCTAATGCTTACTACAATCTGGGCATTGCGCTGTTTGACCAGAAGAAACTGGATGAAGCAGTAGCCGCATACCAAAAAGCGATCCAACTCAACCCCAAAGATGCCATTGCTTACAACAATCTGGGCAATGCGCTGTCTGACCAGAAGAAACTGGATGAAGCAGTAGCCGCATACCAAAAAGCGATCCAACTCAACCCCAAATATGCCATTGCTTACTACAATCTGGGCATTGCGCTGTTTGACCAGAAGAAACTGGATGAAGCAGTAGCCGCATACCAAAAAGCGATCCAACTCAACCCCAAAGATGCAGATGCTTACGTTGGTCTGGGGAATGCGCTGTTTGACCAGAAGAAACTGGATCAAGCAGTAGCCGCATACCAAAAAGCGATCCAACTCAACCCCAAAGGTGACTATGCTTACAACAATCTGGGCAATGCGCTGGGAGAGCAAGGGAAACTAGAACAAGCGATCGCCAACTACCAAAAAGCCATCCAACTCAACCCCAACAATGCTTATGCTTACAACAATCTGGGGAATGCGCTACGTGACCAGAAGAAACTAGAACCAGCGATCGCCAACTACCAAAAAGCTCTTAGCCTACCAGATGATAAAACTGGAACTCCCACAACTGCTCATACGTTGGCTCATAATAATTTAGGATTTGCTTTACAACAGCAAGGGAAGCTAACAGAAGCGATCGCAGAGTTTAAATTAGCAATTGCCTTAGACAAAAATTATGTAACAGCCCAAAACAATCTCAAAGAAGCAGAACGATTGTTAGCATTGCGACGCAATCCACCCTTACCAATAGTAGACGATCGCCAATGGTTGCCTAGTGCCAAAGATGAACCATTAGTTGGGGTCTTGCGTTCTGTGGTGCGGATTGTTGCCGAAATTCCTACTGGCAATAATATTGGTGCTGGTTGGGTAGTCAAACGTGAGGGAAACACAGCTTGGATTCTCACTAATCGTCATGTAATTACAGATACTCAAGGCATAAACCGTCCTAGTGAAAAAATTGAGTTGGAATTTTACAGTCAACCACCTCCTGGTAAATTTCCCCCTCGATACAAAGCCAAAATTGTTCAAATCACCAATGTCAACGATCCCTTAGATTTAGCTTTACTCGAAGTCACAGGTATCCCAGAAGATATCCAGGCATTAACAATGTCTTCTGGAAGTGTGCGGCGTACTGCTGAAGTAATTGTTGTCGGTCATCCCAGCAATGGCGCTGACTGGACTACCGAATCCGGCAGAGTTAGCAATGTCATATCCCAAGAAAACAAACTGCAAATTACAGCCACCCTTGCAGAAGGCAACTCTGGGGGGCCAGTAATAGATACCGAGAAAAATCAAGTTGTCGGTCTTATGGTGCAGATTACTGACTCTAATCCACAACGAGAAGATGCTGCCAAAACTACGTCTCAACCTTCAACCCCAGCTACAGGTGGCTTTGGTTTTGCTTACAGCATGAATGCAGTGACTAAAAAACTTCGTCAATGGGGAATACCCTAA
- the ndhL gene encoding NAD(P)H-quinone oxidoreductase subunit L, whose translation MIVAPLYLALAGAYLLVVPVAILLYLKQRWYVVSAIERTFMYFLVFFFFPGLLVLSPFLNFRPKRRQIEV comes from the coding sequence ATGATTGTCGCCCCGTTGTATCTGGCTTTGGCTGGAGCTTACCTGTTAGTAGTGCCTGTTGCTATCTTGCTGTACCTCAAGCAGCGTTGGTATGTAGTTAGCGCCATTGAACGCACCTTTATGTACTTTCTGGTGTTCTTTTTCTTTCCAGGTTTGTTAGTTCTATCGCCGTTTTTGAATTTTCGACCTAAGCGGCGACAAATTGAAGTTTAA
- a CDS encoding IS701 family transposase, whose translation MVEPRRSAPTVKFVDEYCHLYQNLFPEVRSFEAFKYLHMGCVSDIKRKTLPEIAKIVGLDNHQALHHFLTESPWDVQELRRQRLELILYILQGRPIILIIDETGDKKKGNTTDYVKRQYIGNLGKTDNGIVAVTAYAVLSGMTFPLIFEVYKPRERLQPGEKYLTKPEIAGIMIRKLRSMGFRFNLVLADSLYGESSKSFLSVLNELNLNFIVAIRSNHRAWGITDSKVKYSDWQRFKRVFSDLSSENRYIREIICGKKSEVRYWQITTDIEVLPKNTTWYVMSKYPEITPRDVGNFYGLRTWVEYGLKQSKNELGWADFRLTHYSQIEKWWEIVFSAYLLVSLHSEQLLKLPPQSESRFSSHPGWNQGNGWNSILNNLRLILQPFTLFNLIKPWLAVFTVPKLSEGFFQLQMIVNNLTCSIFQNFNISYFYFSSA comes from the coding sequence ATGGTTGAGCCTCGCCGAAGCGCACCCACAGTAAAATTTGTGGACGAATACTGCCATTTGTATCAAAACCTCTTTCCAGAAGTTAGAAGCTTTGAAGCTTTTAAGTACCTACACATGGGATGTGTTTCTGATATAAAACGTAAAACTTTACCGGAAATAGCGAAAATTGTAGGGCTAGATAATCATCAAGCATTACACCATTTTTTAACAGAATCACCCTGGGATGTACAAGAATTAAGGAGGCAAAGGTTAGAATTAATATTATATATACTTCAAGGTCGCCCAATCATACTAATAATTGATGAGACAGGGGATAAGAAAAAAGGAAATACGACTGATTATGTGAAACGACAGTACATTGGAAATTTAGGTAAAACAGATAACGGTATTGTGGCGGTTACAGCATATGCAGTCTTATCTGGAATGACGTTTCCTCTAATATTTGAAGTATATAAACCGAGGGAAAGACTACAACCAGGAGAGAAATATTTAACCAAACCCGAAATCGCCGGGATAATGATAAGAAAATTGCGGTCGATGGGGTTTAGATTCAATCTGGTGCTGGCGGATAGTTTATATGGTGAAAGTAGTAAAAGTTTTTTAAGCGTACTAAATGAATTAAATCTTAATTTTATTGTAGCGATTCGCTCAAACCATAGAGCATGGGGAATTACAGACTCAAAAGTAAAATACTCAGATTGGCAAAGATTCAAGCGTGTTTTCTCGGATTTAAGTTCAGAGAATAGATATATTAGAGAGATAATATGTGGCAAAAAATCGGAAGTAAGGTATTGGCAAATAACAACGGATATTGAAGTTCTTCCAAAAAACACGACTTGGTATGTCATGAGTAAATATCCAGAGATTACTCCAAGAGATGTGGGCAATTTTTATGGTTTAAGAACTTGGGTAGAATATGGTTTAAAACAAAGTAAAAATGAATTAGGATGGGCAGATTTTCGCCTAACTCATTATTCACAAATAGAGAAGTGGTGGGAAATTGTTTTTAGTGCCTATCTGTTGGTTAGTCTTCATTCCGAACAACTGCTAAAATTACCACCACAATCTGAATCTAGATTTTCATCACATCCTGGGTGGAATCAAGGCAATGGTTGGAATAGTATTCTGAATAACCTCCGTTTGATACTTCAGCCATTTACATTATTTAACTTAATTAAACCTTGGTTAGCGGTCTTTACAGTCCCTAAGCTATCTGAGGGATTTTTTCAACTTCAAATGATTGTTAATAATCTGACTTGCTCAATTTTTCAAAACTTCAATATCTCTTATTTCTATTTTTCCTCTGCCTAG
- a CDS encoding DUF3007 family protein produces MRRIDAIGIGLGVFIAGGLAYIGLQLVGLDFQQAGVWSQVLLVSGLIGWLATYIFRAVGKNMTYHQQREQYEQAFFQKRLEELTPEELAKIQAEIEQEEQIQT; encoded by the coding sequence ATGCGACGCATTGACGCTATTGGAATTGGCTTGGGTGTTTTTATTGCTGGCGGCTTGGCATATATAGGATTACAGCTAGTCGGTTTAGACTTTCAACAGGCTGGTGTATGGAGCCAAGTCTTGCTAGTCAGCGGACTGATTGGCTGGTTAGCTACCTATATTTTCCGCGCTGTAGGCAAAAACATGACTTACCATCAACAGCGGGAACAGTATGAACAAGCCTTTTTCCAAAAACGCCTTGAAGAACTTACTCCCGAAGAACTAGCAAAAATTCAAGCTGAGATAGAACAAGAAGAACAAATTCAGACTTAA
- the rnhA gene encoding ribonuclease HI encodes MPTQLTIQSIYTDGACTGNPGPGGWGVVVYFNDGSIHEMGDAASHTTNNKMEMQAAIAALQFLNASKQTQPITLHTDSEYLINCVTKWVKGWKKKGWKKADGKPVQNQDLLEILDQLNTQQVNWQHVRGHSGNIGNERCDVIASSFASGQIPYLQQLSTVNHYKSLADAEELNVAKTSEHHANSIILNKSIQENSPSASYVTVMETSTAHTAAITEEQAPEMRVEKLRTLVETLRIADEIAENGYLITSSELADLMDVHASAVTSRGDQWRWRNWIVSRVRREGNQILWELERGDRLDTENED; translated from the coding sequence ATGCCTACTCAACTTACAATCCAAAGCATATACACCGATGGCGCTTGTACAGGCAATCCTGGGCCTGGCGGTTGGGGTGTCGTCGTCTACTTCAACGATGGCTCAATTCACGAAATGGGCGATGCTGCCTCCCACACCACTAATAATAAAATGGAAATGCAAGCAGCGATCGCCGCTTTACAATTCCTCAATGCATCTAAACAAACTCAACCAATCACTCTACATACCGATAGCGAATACTTAATTAATTGCGTTACCAAATGGGTAAAAGGCTGGAAAAAGAAAGGCTGGAAAAAAGCAGATGGCAAGCCAGTTCAAAATCAAGACCTTTTAGAAATTCTCGATCAGCTTAATACCCAGCAAGTCAATTGGCAACACGTCCGAGGACATTCTGGTAACATAGGTAACGAACGTTGTGATGTGATTGCTAGCTCCTTTGCTAGCGGTCAAATTCCTTATCTGCAACAACTATCAACTGTAAATCATTACAAATCTTTAGCTGATGCCGAAGAATTAAATGTAGCAAAAACATCTGAACATCACGCTAACTCGATAATACTTAATAAAAGTATACAAGAAAACAGTCCTTCTGCATCATACGTAACTGTTATGGAAACATCTACCGCACATACTGCGGCTATAACTGAGGAACAAGCGCCTGAAATGAGAGTTGAAAAACTCCGCACTTTGGTTGAAACTCTGCGTATTGCTGATGAAATAGCTGAAAATGGCTATTTAATCACCAGTTCCGAGCTAGCAGACTTGATGGATGTCCACGCCAGCGCTGTTACTAGTCGAGGAGATCAGTGGCGTTGGCGTAACTGGATCGTGTCCAGAGTTAGACGTGAAGGTAATCAAATTCTCTGGGAATTAGAACGAGGTGATCGCTTGGACACTGAAAATGAAGATTAA
- the cruF gene encoding gamma-carotene 1'-hydroxylase CruF: MRQIVIAERVFLTGHIVSMVFGLVGILLVVPNAEVILHLSEVGQTAMQWSLAGGGVAYMILGTAAVFLYGLRILGLGRILAFMLPAVVISLTSELLGTSTGFPFGHYSYLSGLGYKIAGLVPFTIPLSWFYVGCVAYLLARTGLKVDQKPSLLRHLAAIGFGALLLTSWDFVLDPAMSQTSLPFWYWQQPGAFFGMPYQNFAGWLGTGSIFMTVAALLWKNNPIKLERSQLNVPLVVYLSNFGFATVMSLAAGFSIPVLLGLLLGVAPAVGFWLKASTTSDQVNIEPVAQEVSVASVKVALK, translated from the coding sequence ATGAGACAAATTGTTATTGCTGAACGTGTATTCCTAACTGGTCATATTGTATCAATGGTATTTGGGTTAGTAGGAATATTACTAGTTGTACCTAATGCTGAGGTAATTTTGCATTTATCTGAGGTTGGACAGACTGCTATGCAGTGGAGTCTGGCTGGCGGTGGTGTAGCCTATATGATTTTGGGTACAGCCGCTGTTTTTTTGTATGGTTTGCGGATATTGGGTTTGGGTCGCATTTTGGCGTTTATGCTGCCCGCAGTAGTAATATCCTTAACCAGTGAATTGCTAGGAACCAGTACAGGCTTCCCTTTTGGTCACTACAGTTATTTAAGTGGTTTGGGCTATAAGATTGCTGGTTTAGTACCATTTACAATTCCCTTGTCATGGTTTTATGTGGGATGTGTTGCTTACCTGCTGGCGCGTACTGGTTTAAAAGTAGATCAAAAACCTAGCTTGTTGCGTCATCTAGCTGCTATTGGTTTTGGTGCTTTATTGCTCACTTCTTGGGATTTTGTGCTTGACCCTGCCATGAGCCAAACTTCATTACCGTTTTGGTATTGGCAACAACCGGGTGCTTTCTTTGGAATGCCTTACCAAAATTTTGCAGGTTGGTTGGGTACAGGCTCAATTTTTATGACTGTGGCAGCATTGTTATGGAAAAATAACCCAATTAAATTAGAGCGATCGCAGCTTAATGTACCCTTAGTAGTGTATTTAAGCAACTTTGGTTTTGCTACAGTAATGAGTTTGGCAGCTGGATTTTCCATTCCTGTGTTGCTTGGCTTGTTGTTAGGTGTAGCTCCGGCTGTAGGATTTTGGTTGAAGGCTTCAACCACTTCTGACCAAGTTAATATCGAACCAGTAGCACAAGAAGTCTCAGTAGCAAGTGTTAAAGTTGCTTTGAAATAA
- a CDS encoding DUF2281 domain-containing protein: MTAQVVDTTSELIAKLQTLAPEQQQQVLDFVEFLAQKYAQPEQPPQKRIPDLNKGEIWMSDDFNDPLPDEFWLGEGKV, from the coding sequence ATGACTGCTCAAGTTGTAGACACTACTTCAGAATTAATTGCCAAGCTGCAAACCTTAGCACCAGAACAGCAACAGCAAGTGCTAGATTTTGTGGAATTTTTAGCACAAAAATATGCTCAACCCGAACAACCACCTCAAAAACGTATCCCAGACTTAAACAAAGGAGAAATTTGGATGAGTGATGATTTTAATGACCCTTTACCGGACGAATTTTGGTTAGGTGAAGGGAAAGTATGA
- the bchI gene encoding magnesium chelatase ATPase subunit I yields the protein MTPTAQSTASARRVVFPFTAIVGQEEMKLALLLNVIDPKIGGVMIMGDRGTGKSTTIRALADLLPEITVVANDPFNSDPNDPDVMSDEVRQQVDQGLEIPVELKKVQMVDLPLGATEDRVCGTIDIEKALSEGVKAFEPGLLAKANRGILYVDEVNLLDDHLVDVLLDSAASGWNTVEREGISIRHPARFVLVGSGNPEEGELRPQLLDRFGMHAEIHTVKEPALRVQIVEQRADFDQNPPIFLDKYKPEQESLQQKIVNAQKLLPEVKLDYDLRVKISEVCSELDVDGLRGDIVTNRAAKALTAYEGRTEVTVDDIRRVITLSLRHRLRKDPLESIDSGYKVEKAFARVFGVELTEDDAAQKNGAGQIKTGIR from the coding sequence GTGACTCCAACTGCTCAATCCACGGCAAGTGCGCGTCGCGTGGTATTTCCATTTACGGCAATCGTAGGTCAGGAAGAAATGAAACTGGCGCTGCTATTGAACGTGATTGATCCCAAAATCGGTGGTGTAATGATTATGGGCGATCGCGGTACTGGTAAATCTACAACTATTCGGGCACTGGCTGACTTATTGCCAGAAATCACTGTAGTTGCCAATGATCCCTTCAACAGTGACCCCAACGACCCCGACGTTATGAGCGATGAAGTCCGTCAACAGGTAGACCAAGGGTTAGAAATACCCGTGGAATTGAAAAAAGTTCAAATGGTAGACCTACCATTGGGAGCCACAGAAGACCGGGTTTGCGGCACTATCGACATTGAAAAAGCTTTATCTGAGGGGGTGAAAGCCTTTGAACCGGGATTGTTAGCCAAAGCTAACAGAGGCATCTTGTATGTAGATGAAGTCAACTTGCTCGATGACCACCTTGTAGACGTATTACTCGACTCCGCGGCTAGTGGCTGGAACACCGTAGAACGGGAAGGTATTTCTATCCGTCACCCAGCCCGGTTTGTGCTTGTGGGTTCTGGAAACCCAGAAGAAGGTGAATTACGCCCTCAGTTACTTGACCGTTTTGGGATGCACGCAGAAATTCACACGGTTAAAGAACCAGCTTTAAGAGTACAAATTGTGGAACAACGGGCGGACTTTGACCAAAATCCTCCTATTTTCTTAGATAAATATAAACCTGAGCAAGAATCACTACAACAGAAAATTGTCAACGCCCAAAAGCTATTGCCAGAAGTAAAACTTGATTATGACCTGCGGGTAAAAATTTCTGAAGTCTGCTCAGAACTAGATGTAGATGGCTTACGGGGCGATATTGTTACTAACCGTGCAGCTAAAGCCTTAACAGCTTATGAAGGACGTACCGAAGTCACAGTTGATGATATTCGGCGCGTAATTACTTTATCTTTGCGTCACAGACTGCGGAAAGATCCTTTAGAATCTATTGACTCTGGCTACAAAGTGGAAAAAGCTTTTGCTCGTGTTTTTGGTGTGGAACTCACAGAAGATGACGCTGCACAAAAAAATGGTGCAGGTCAAATAAAAACAGGTATTCGTTAA